A region from the Chitinophaga sp. Cy-1792 genome encodes:
- a CDS encoding glycosyl hydrolase family 18 protein, with protein sequence MRIQHVVMALSMISLIAFNSCSKNESTLQPINGKAAAIVTALPVTGKNKVAYYAFDATPVSQGYMSLLNFTDSANIVVVFEGTLWELADTVNYNTGWMVNSIYKYKKQVLADIQTLRARGVKVLMNVDDAASWSTTTPFTTYNGTAYTYTQFASFINTCVNTVGLDGISLDVEHGATDNTNYRNLIKELGKYFGPQSSASTSKIYTGAVYSGGAPGPAFRDTVLGNKMNFVMDMAYFSNNTTRFNYWSATLGNARVMDGMSRDYNTQATAVSFAQWHPSPDKAGIMVFAGNVNKTYTDAILSAL encoded by the coding sequence ATGAGAATTCAGCACGTTGTAATGGCGCTATCAATGATATCATTGATAGCCTTTAACTCCTGTTCCAAAAATGAGAGCACGCTGCAACCCATCAATGGAAAAGCAGCTGCCATTGTTACCGCCCTGCCTGTTACCGGCAAAAACAAAGTAGCCTATTATGCTTTTGATGCTACACCGGTAAGCCAGGGTTACATGTCTCTCCTCAATTTCACCGACAGCGCCAACATCGTTGTTGTATTTGAAGGTACCCTATGGGAACTGGCAGATACCGTCAACTACAACACCGGATGGATGGTAAACAGTATCTACAAGTACAAAAAACAGGTATTGGCCGACATCCAGACCTTGCGTGCACGCGGCGTAAAAGTATTGATGAACGTAGATGATGCTGCCTCCTGGAGCACCACTACCCCATTCACTACGTATAACGGCACCGCTTATACGTACACGCAGTTTGCTTCGTTTATTAATACCTGTGTAAACACCGTCGGACTGGACGGTATTTCCCTCGACGTCGAACATGGTGCCACCGATAATACCAATTATCGGAACCTGATCAAGGAACTGGGTAAATACTTCGGTCCGCAGTCTTCTGCCAGCACCTCCAAAATCTATACTGGTGCCGTTTATTCAGGTGGCGCTCCTGGACCTGCGTTCAGAGACACCGTACTCGGCAACAAGATGAATTTTGTGATGGATATGGCTTATTTCAGCAACAACACCACCCGCTTTAACTACTGGTCTGCCACTTTAGGCAATGCCAGAGTAATGGATGGTATGTCGCGCGATTACAACACCCAGGCCACTGCTGTGAGCTTCGCACAATGGCACCCTTCACCAGACAAAGCCGGTATCATGGTTTTTGCAGGCAACGTAAATAAAACGTACACAGATGCTATTCTGAGTGCGCTTTAA
- a CDS encoding sensor histidine kinase: MKYLGTLSKKKEVMVHCLFWLLAAYFTFVKNPIQVKFVVPDLFYGTYLVVFLATFYFHYLVVMKLVFRNFSWWRLVAGLFISYLFFTGMRWLTEQVITDILFDRINYTNPAFFNYMLDNLQYSSMPVILSSFLWLGIYVIRLLEYNQAILEENKNTEIKFLKAQINPHFIFNTLNNIYSMVYFQSDKSLPAIEKLSQIMRFTTYESQKEKIRLADEVEYIKAYIELEELRHATTAFVNFIDNVDDEYIEIPPYMLSPLVENALKHGVASAKDPITITLHASKQALKFHVENEIGTQQKDKLGGIGLDNLKKRLHLYYPGNHQLQLSSSNNKFTAQLSIKLR, translated from the coding sequence ATGAAATACCTGGGAACTTTATCAAAGAAGAAAGAAGTGATGGTACACTGCCTGTTCTGGTTACTGGCAGCGTATTTTACTTTTGTAAAGAACCCGATACAGGTGAAATTCGTTGTGCCTGACCTGTTTTATGGTACTTACCTGGTGGTGTTTCTGGCCACTTTTTACTTTCATTACCTGGTGGTGATGAAGCTGGTATTCAGGAATTTCAGCTGGTGGCGGCTGGTGGCTGGCCTATTCATTTCTTACCTGTTCTTTACCGGTATGCGCTGGCTGACGGAGCAGGTAATCACGGACATACTTTTCGATCGTATCAACTATACCAACCCTGCTTTTTTCAATTATATGCTCGATAACCTGCAATACAGCAGTATGCCGGTTATCCTCAGTTCTTTCCTGTGGCTGGGTATTTATGTTATCCGGTTGCTGGAATATAATCAGGCTATCCTTGAAGAAAACAAGAATACGGAGATTAAGTTTCTCAAAGCACAGATCAACCCGCATTTTATTTTCAACACCCTGAACAATATCTATTCCATGGTATATTTTCAGTCGGATAAATCACTGCCTGCCATTGAAAAGCTCAGTCAGATCATGCGTTTTACCACCTATGAATCGCAAAAGGAAAAGATACGGCTGGCGGATGAAGTTGAATATATCAAAGCATATATTGAGCTGGAAGAGCTTCGCCATGCCACCACAGCATTTGTAAATTTTATAGATAATGTAGATGATGAATATATAGAAATTCCTCCGTATATGTTGTCGCCATTGGTGGAGAATGCCCTGAAGCACGGGGTGGCCTCTGCGAAAGATCCTATTACCATTACCCTGCACGCCAGTAAGCAGGCATTGAAGTTTCACGTTGAAAACGAGATCGGTACCCAGCAGAAAGATAAACTGGGCGGGATAGGGCTGGACAACCTGAAAAAGCGCCTGCACCTTTATTATCCCGGTAACCATCAGCTGCAACTGAGCAGCAGCAATAATAAATTCACTGCACAACTATCAATCAAACTGAGATGA
- a CDS encoding LytTR family DNA-binding domain-containing protein, translating into MRKRINCMILDDEPFAVKLIADYASKVPELNVLYAGSDVFKAMEILKAETVDLVFLDIQMPQLTGIELMQLFNRQHNFIITSAYPQYALDAYQFHVIDFLLKPVTFNRFYQSVEKYFRWQETFQQQAGNTEESLFVKADRKHYKIATTEIIYIEGLKDYIRIHTESDKIMVLENMKDILEKLPRQQFVRIHRSYIIPLSKIKVIEGNQIQLTDGTFLPIGETYRKLVSEWVQR; encoded by the coding sequence ATGAGAAAAAGAATCAACTGTATGATACTGGACGACGAGCCTTTTGCAGTAAAGCTGATCGCGGACTACGCCTCCAAGGTGCCTGAACTGAATGTACTGTATGCCGGCAGCGACGTATTTAAAGCCATGGAAATACTGAAGGCCGAAACGGTAGACCTGGTGTTCCTCGATATACAAATGCCCCAGCTGACAGGGATTGAACTGATGCAGCTGTTTAACCGCCAGCATAATTTTATTATTACCTCTGCCTACCCGCAATATGCATTGGATGCCTATCAGTTTCATGTGATCGACTTCCTGCTGAAGCCCGTTACCTTTAACCGTTTTTATCAGAGCGTGGAGAAGTATTTTCGCTGGCAGGAAACCTTTCAGCAGCAAGCAGGTAATACGGAAGAGTCACTTTTCGTAAAGGCTGACCGTAAGCACTATAAAATAGCTACCACTGAAATCATTTATATTGAAGGTTTGAAAGATTATATCCGTATCCATACGGAGTCTGACAAAATTATGGTGCTGGAAAACATGAAAGACATCCTCGAAAAGCTTCCCCGGCAGCAATTTGTACGTATCCATCGTTCCTATATCATTCCGCTCAGTAAGATTAAGGTCATAGAAGGGAATCAGATCCAGCTCACGGATGGGACGTTTTTACCCATAGGTGAAACGTACCGTAAGCTGGTGAGTGAATGGGTACAGCGGTAA
- a CDS encoding AraC family transcriptional regulator, translating to MELLGVYIRDIREKAGYPASQFAGISHIPAPALLRMEHGLLLPTKYQLLQFAGQLSLSAKSLLTQQHAALINSGAGSRMAALKKSFRQWQSAGVVLECFPIPDYLRAVIESIVYFECSDNACQTEKILPDGHAQLILNLSSATATLIGQRDQPVDHPQESRMRRIIIRFQPDGLFSCTGIPQEQLLNQAFNAAAIFGEPVNILVDALQKTTDTKLHLPMLLQFFSGRMGASGKFPVEASVIRYMIENIGQPLALLVAKSGYSQKHLIHLFRMFVGVTPKVMQQIRLFFNSIQAVSMLPTSRLTGFNWSEAYADQAHFNRQFTRFSGFTPTAYLNTGCTCPRMVQL from the coding sequence ATGGAATTGCTGGGTGTATATATCAGGGACATCCGGGAGAAGGCAGGGTACCCGGCATCGCAATTTGCCGGCATTAGCCATATTCCCGCGCCGGCGTTGCTTCGCATGGAGCACGGACTACTGCTGCCTACCAAATACCAGCTGCTGCAATTTGCAGGTCAACTTTCCTTATCAGCCAAATCATTATTAACACAACAACATGCCGCACTGATAAATAGCGGTGCCGGCAGCCGTATGGCTGCGCTGAAAAAAAGTTTCCGGCAGTGGCAGTCAGCAGGCGTTGTGCTGGAGTGCTTTCCCATACCTGATTATCTTCGTGCTGTTATAGAAAGTATCGTATATTTTGAATGTTCCGATAATGCCTGTCAGACGGAAAAGATTCTGCCCGATGGGCATGCGCAACTCATTCTTAACCTCAGCAGTGCTACTGCTACCCTGATAGGACAGCGCGACCAGCCGGTAGATCACCCGCAGGAAAGCAGGATGCGCCGCATCATCATTCGTTTTCAGCCGGATGGTTTATTTTCCTGCACCGGCATTCCCCAGGAGCAGCTATTAAACCAGGCCTTTAATGCCGCTGCCATATTCGGTGAACCGGTTAATATCCTGGTGGATGCCCTTCAGAAAACTACAGACACTAAGCTGCATTTGCCGATGCTCCTGCAGTTTTTTAGCGGCCGGATGGGAGCAAGCGGGAAATTTCCGGTAGAAGCGTCGGTGATACGTTATATGATCGAAAACATCGGTCAGCCACTGGCTTTGCTGGTAGCGAAATCCGGCTATTCACAGAAGCACCTGATCCATCTCTTTCGTATGTTCGTTGGCGTTACCCCCAAGGTAATGCAGCAGATCCGCCTGTTCTTTAACAGCATTCAGGCTGTTTCCATGTTGCCTACTTCCAGGCTCACCGGTTTCAACTGGAGTGAAGCCTATGCTGATCAGGCACATTTCAACCGGCAGTTTACCCGTTTCTCCGGATTTACGCCTACAGCCTATCTCAATACCGGCTGTACCTGCCCGCGTATGGTGCAGCTCTGA
- a CDS encoding FMN-dependent NADH-azoreductase, with protein sequence MTNKRVLHITTSPRAASYSKGLSTAITDRLLSREVIDLTERDLTKSPPPFPDELLTGAFYKDPATLTAQEQSLLRYADAVVADVSQADIIVIGTPMYNLGMPAVLKAWIDQLVRFGVTYDYDENFRRKCRFNGKTIYLAIASGGRLADWPQGTEFIAAPVEAAFNAYVGTTTVRTFRVEGTAMPGFQPDYQQILADF encoded by the coding sequence ATGACAAACAAACGGGTATTACATATCACCACCAGTCCACGCGCTGCCTCCTACAGTAAAGGCCTGAGTACCGCCATCACAGACAGGTTACTGTCCCGTGAAGTCATCGACTTAACCGAAAGAGACCTGACAAAATCACCTCCTCCCTTCCCGGATGAGCTACTGACCGGCGCTTTTTATAAAGATCCGGCCACGCTCACCGCACAGGAACAGTCCCTGCTCCGCTATGCTGATGCGGTAGTGGCGGATGTCAGCCAGGCTGATATTATCGTCATCGGTACTCCCATGTACAACCTGGGCATGCCGGCCGTTTTAAAGGCCTGGATCGATCAGCTGGTACGCTTTGGCGTTACTTATGATTATGATGAAAATTTCAGGCGGAAATGCCGCTTTAATGGCAAAACAATATACCTGGCCATTGCCTCCGGTGGCCGGCTGGCCGACTGGCCCCAGGGAACCGAATTCATTGCGGCGCCTGTAGAAGCCGCCTTCAATGCCTATGTAGGTACAACTACGGTCAGGACTTTCCGCGTGGAAGGTACCGCCATGCCGGGGTTTCAACCGGATTACCAGCAGATATTAGCTGATTTTTAG
- a CDS encoding SusC/RagA family TonB-linked outer membrane protein, protein MKWTAIFMLAVSLHVSATGYSQHVSITVENASLKKVFNEIRKQTGYYLVCDESLLTQTGSVSFSVTNSTIDDVLQKCFSGIPFSYSLVEKTLIIKQRDELAPPQDSTRLVTGRISDDRNQPLIGASIKVKGTATGTTTDENGRFTIALKERSGMLEISFIGYETKTVAVNGTDKGLSLSLNRDSRQIGEVVVVTALGLGKKSANLTYSTQSLGTQELNTVKSTNVLNSLSGKVSGVQINRTGGGAGGSVRIVIRGDKSTRNSQPLYVIDGLPLINPTGGADAGWYNSTADGGDILSTINPEDIESINILKGPSASSLYGSQGSNGVILITTKKAKAGISKVDVASSLTMDQAFKFPEEQFTYGQSTPATATTEGSEDSWGAKGATMPNSNYIKDFFQTGMTWINSVGMTWGNDKTSNYLSYANTDNKGIVPTNTLKQNTLTFRESGKFLNDKLTVDGTFMGSIQNSHNRINPGVYFNPLTGLYAFPRGLDFNQYKNYEFFSTSRYLMAQNWWDINTDKGFTGQDYQQNPYWVLYRNPTDNENRNLYTALNLRYTINDWLSAQLRGNYNNYQNNFQRNTYATTQTTIAADNGLLNVNHTNNQTLYGDFVLQANKNLNPDLSLSATLGTSIQDQKGATTNVRGALTVPNVFLESAIDWSNISRAVNQNTAIRRQIQSVFGAVELGYKEKLFLNLTDRNDWSSTLAYTPSAGKGFNYYSGGLSAILSKIFNLPDMFDYAKVRVSYAVVGNDIDPFRTRPLYTFNAGISTPPTSNPIHVAGYYLQPEKNKSLEIGTQWSILKNRLSLDVTYYKSNITNQFFTNIAVAPGLGAGTTADVNGGNIQNTGMEAALTFNAVKSRNFSWSTTINYSYNKNKVLELFNSSVVANPSPDQKYSLSGGSGFLVQGGSFGDIYGRGFLRDAAGHIVVGTNNLPMSADNLYLGNPNPKSIVGWSNTINVHDFSIGILLDGKFGGKVLSTTEALLDQMGVSKRTGDARDNGGKVTIANAVDQTGKAVTAVVDAKDYYQSIGGKSPVSEAYMYDATAVRLREFSISYTLKLDKLVKQIRFSAIGNNLFFLYNKAPFDPEQVAAVNPGGVGVDVFGLPTYRSYGFSIKASL, encoded by the coding sequence ATGAAGTGGACTGCTATTTTTATGTTAGCTGTCAGTCTGCATGTAAGCGCCACCGGATACTCCCAGCACGTATCCATTACCGTGGAAAATGCCTCCCTGAAGAAGGTATTTAATGAGATCAGAAAACAGACAGGTTATTACCTGGTATGTGATGAATCCCTCCTTACCCAGACTGGCTCCGTGTCTTTCAGCGTCACCAACAGTACGATAGACGATGTATTACAGAAATGCTTTTCGGGTATCCCATTCAGTTACTCACTGGTAGAGAAAACCCTCATCATCAAACAAAGAGATGAGCTGGCGCCTCCCCAGGACTCCACCCGTCTTGTTACCGGGCGTATCAGCGACGACAGAAACCAGCCGCTGATCGGCGCCAGTATCAAGGTGAAAGGTACTGCCACCGGTACCACCACAGATGAGAACGGCCGTTTCACCATTGCCCTCAAAGAGCGCAGCGGAATGCTGGAAATCAGCTTCATCGGCTACGAAACCAAAACCGTAGCGGTAAATGGTACAGACAAAGGTTTAAGCCTTTCCCTGAACCGCGACAGCCGCCAGATTGGTGAGGTTGTGGTAGTTACAGCGCTGGGGTTGGGTAAGAAAAGTGCCAACCTGACCTATTCTACCCAATCGCTGGGTACGCAGGAACTGAATACCGTTAAAAGCACCAACGTACTTAACAGCCTCAGTGGCAAGGTTTCCGGCGTACAGATCAACCGTACCGGCGGCGGTGCAGGCGGTTCCGTGCGTATCGTTATCAGGGGAGATAAATCTACCCGCAACAGCCAGCCACTCTATGTGATCGACGGTTTACCCCTCATCAATCCCACTGGTGGCGCCGATGCCGGATGGTATAACTCTACTGCTGACGGTGGCGACATCCTCAGTACCATCAACCCGGAAGATATCGAGAGTATCAACATTCTTAAAGGCCCCTCCGCCTCCTCTCTTTATGGTAGCCAGGGTAGTAACGGTGTTATTCTCATTACGACGAAAAAAGCGAAAGCTGGTATCTCTAAAGTGGATGTGGCTAGCAGCCTGACCATGGACCAGGCCTTCAAATTCCCTGAAGAACAGTTTACCTACGGCCAGTCTACCCCCGCTACCGCCACCACCGAAGGCAGCGAAGATAGCTGGGGCGCCAAAGGTGCCACCATGCCTAATTCCAACTACATCAAAGACTTCTTCCAGACAGGTATGACCTGGATCAACAGTGTAGGCATGACCTGGGGTAATGATAAAACATCCAACTATCTCTCCTATGCCAATACCGACAACAAAGGGATAGTACCTACCAATACCCTCAAACAGAATACCCTGACCTTCCGCGAATCCGGTAAGTTCCTCAACGATAAACTGACCGTAGACGGAACGTTTATGGGTTCCATTCAAAATTCACATAACCGTATCAACCCGGGTGTGTACTTCAACCCACTCACAGGGTTATACGCTTTCCCGAGAGGACTCGATTTCAACCAGTACAAGAATTATGAGTTCTTCTCTACCTCCCGTTACCTGATGGCACAAAACTGGTGGGATATCAATACAGATAAAGGCTTCACCGGACAGGACTACCAGCAGAACCCTTACTGGGTACTGTACCGCAACCCTACCGATAACGAAAACAGAAACCTCTATACCGCGCTGAACCTCCGTTATACTATCAACGACTGGTTATCCGCACAGCTCAGAGGTAACTACAACAACTATCAGAACAACTTCCAGCGTAATACCTACGCCACTACACAAACCACGATCGCTGCCGATAACGGTTTGCTGAATGTGAACCATACCAATAACCAGACATTGTACGGCGATTTTGTATTACAGGCCAATAAAAACCTGAATCCGGATCTGTCCCTCAGTGCAACCCTGGGTACTTCTATCCAGGACCAGAAGGGCGCCACTACCAATGTACGCGGTGCACTCACTGTTCCGAACGTATTCCTCGAATCAGCCATCGACTGGAGCAATATTTCCAGGGCTGTCAACCAGAATACCGCTATCCGCCGCCAGATACAATCAGTTTTCGGCGCCGTGGAACTGGGTTACAAGGAAAAACTCTTCCTTAACCTGACCGATAGAAATGACTGGTCTTCCACCCTGGCCTATACTCCTTCCGCCGGCAAAGGATTCAACTACTATTCCGGAGGTTTAAGCGCCATCCTGAGTAAGATCTTCAACCTGCCAGACATGTTCGACTACGCGAAAGTTCGTGTATCCTACGCCGTTGTGGGTAATGATATCGATCCGTTCAGAACACGTCCGCTGTATACCTTCAATGCAGGCATCTCTACACCGCCAACAAGTAATCCTATACATGTGGCCGGTTACTACCTGCAGCCGGAAAAGAATAAATCGCTTGAAATCGGTACCCAGTGGAGCATCCTGAAAAATCGTTTATCCCTGGACGTTACCTACTATAAATCCAATATCACCAATCAGTTCTTCACGAATATCGCGGTTGCTCCAGGTCTTGGCGCAGGTACCACTGCAGACGTAAACGGAGGAAATATCCAGAACACCGGAATGGAAGCGGCGCTGACCTTTAATGCCGTTAAATCCCGCAATTTCAGCTGGAGCACTACGATCAACTATTCTTACAACAAGAATAAAGTGCTCGAACTGTTCAACTCCTCTGTAGTTGCCAACCCTTCTCCTGATCAGAAATATTCGCTGAGCGGCGGTTCAGGCTTCCTGGTACAAGGTGGCTCCTTCGGTGATATTTATGGCCGTGGATTTCTAAGAGATGCAGCCGGACATATCGTAGTAGGTACCAACAACCTGCCCATGTCTGCCGACAACCTTTACCTGGGCAATCCTAACCCTAAATCAATCGTTGGCTGGAGCAATACCATCAACGTCCATGATTTCTCTATCGGTATTCTGCTGGATGGAAAATTTGGCGGCAAAGTGCTGAGCACTACAGAAGCACTGCTCGACCAGATGGGTGTTAGCAAAAGAACAGGAGATGCCCGCGATAATGGCGGTAAAGTCACTATTGCCAACGCAGTAGACCAAACCGGTAAAGCAGTGACGGCAGTGGTAGACGCCAAAGATTACTATCAGTCTATAGGCGGTAAAAGCCCTGTTTCAGAGGCTTACATGTACGATGCCACAGCGGTACGTCTGAGAGAGTTCTCTATATCCTACACGCTGAAACTGGACAAACTGGTTAAACAGATCCGCTTTAGCGCTATTGGTAATAATCTCTTCTTCCTTTACAACAAGGCGCCGTTTGATCCTGAGCAGGTAGCTGCTGTTAACCCGGGTGGTGTGGGTGTAGATGTATTTGGCCTGCCCACCTACCGTAGCTATGGTTTCAGCATTAAAGCCTCACTGTAA
- a CDS encoding SusD/RagB family nutrient-binding outer membrane lipoprotein has translation MKITLYKSCYVMMTAMLLASCTKNFESLNTNPAGVTEDVFKADFQQIILPLVNTQKNIVPASSGDYQLQQNLNADIYSGYMMTPTPFNSGINNSNYFMMDGWNVDIYNVVYNNVLQPLSDYKRLAATYQGVDFSFTDAMAKTIKVLACHRTADVFGPIIYTKYGQANADLSVDYDSQQDAYNAFFKDLDTAATLLKPFTTGQKTVLSAFNKADIIYGGNPTKWLKLVNTLRLRLAIRIIYADKATAKLQGEKALDPASGGLITANADNAIIDFGQRSPIDEIVGWGDIRSGAPLTSYLNGYSDPRMPHMVAPATVAVVAGKYIGIRNGVAIDDKNRYGGYSIPLAKAAAADYFDPKDGKGKLLGAAETYFLMAEAGLNGWTGAGKVSDNYHLGITTSFAEWAAGSSADYENDNTSTAAPYVDPQAKTAGANDVPLKDANLSTITIKWDDAATPEKQLERIITQKWIAIYPDGEEAWTEFRRTGYPKLFPVVINNSGGLITGFIRRLPIPSKYQSNNKPGYDRAVLTLKGPDNGGTKLWWDSKP, from the coding sequence ATGAAAATTACGCTATATAAAAGTTGCTACGTGATGATGACAGCCATGCTGTTGGCATCCTGTACAAAAAATTTCGAGTCACTCAACACCAACCCGGCCGGGGTTACGGAAGATGTATTCAAGGCCGATTTCCAGCAGATCATCCTGCCACTGGTGAATACGCAGAAGAACATTGTTCCTGCTTCCTCCGGCGACTACCAGTTACAACAAAATCTGAATGCTGATATCTACAGCGGATATATGATGACGCCTACGCCTTTCAACAGCGGCATCAATAACTCCAACTATTTCATGATGGATGGCTGGAACGTCGATATTTACAACGTTGTCTACAACAATGTACTGCAACCCCTCAGTGATTATAAGCGACTGGCGGCCACCTACCAGGGCGTGGATTTCTCCTTCACAGATGCGATGGCCAAAACCATTAAAGTATTGGCCTGTCATCGTACAGCAGATGTTTTCGGACCCATCATCTACACAAAATATGGTCAGGCCAATGCCGATCTCTCTGTAGACTATGATTCACAACAGGATGCCTATAATGCATTCTTTAAAGACCTGGATACTGCTGCCACCCTGCTAAAACCTTTTACTACAGGACAAAAAACAGTACTATCAGCGTTTAACAAAGCAGATATCATCTATGGCGGTAATCCTACCAAATGGTTGAAACTGGTAAACACCCTTCGTTTGCGACTGGCCATCAGGATTATCTATGCAGATAAAGCGACCGCAAAGCTCCAGGGCGAAAAAGCGCTGGATCCGGCCAGTGGTGGTCTTATCACTGCTAATGCCGACAATGCCATCATCGATTTCGGACAACGTTCACCAATAGACGAAATTGTTGGATGGGGCGATATCCGCAGTGGTGCACCACTCACCAGTTACCTGAATGGTTACAGCGACCCGCGTATGCCTCATATGGTGGCACCTGCCACCGTGGCTGTTGTTGCCGGAAAATATATCGGCATCAGAAATGGTGTGGCCATAGATGATAAAAACCGCTACGGCGGCTATTCAATTCCACTGGCCAAAGCCGCAGCAGCAGACTATTTCGATCCTAAAGACGGTAAAGGTAAACTGCTGGGTGCAGCAGAAACTTACTTCCTCATGGCCGAAGCAGGACTCAATGGCTGGACAGGCGCAGGAAAGGTAAGTGATAACTATCATCTGGGTATTACCACCTCTTTTGCAGAATGGGCCGCAGGATCGTCTGCCGACTATGAAAATGACAACACCTCTACCGCTGCGCCTTATGTGGACCCTCAGGCAAAAACTGCCGGTGCCAACGATGTTCCACTGAAAGACGCCAACCTCAGCACTATCACCATCAAATGGGATGATGCCGCCACACCTGAAAAACAGCTGGAGCGCATCATCACACAGAAATGGATCGCTATCTATCCTGACGGAGAAGAAGCATGGACAGAATTCAGAAGAACTGGTTACCCTAAATTGTTCCCCGTGGTAATAAACAACAGTGGAGGCCTGATCACCGGATTTATCCGCAGGCTGCCAATTCCAAGCAAGTATCAGTCGAACAACAAACCTGGCTACGACAGAGCAGTATTAACGCTCAAAGGGCCAGACAATGGCGGAACAAAATTATGGTGGGATAGTAAGCCCTAA
- a CDS encoding FecR family protein has translation MKQQQAFKTLLDKYLAGNLCAAEKEQLEALLASDEYWDSLEALIDNDWEKLPATTDAESPLGKVIYNRIQAQALSGRRSLYPVFFITRKWWAAASVAAVLTVTATLYYYHGKTAHPKSDLAQVLQNDVAPGGDKAILTLANGEKVILDSSKQGVILSQSGIIVQKNGTGQVVYQVSGKQDAPVEFNTITTPPGGQFVVVLPDGSRVWLNSCSSLHFPTDFREPQRSVDLKGEAYFEVADNASKPFHVTVNEIDIKVLGTRFNVMAYTDEENIRTTLLQGAVQLWNNNTPLLLKPGEEGRYNRNQATMVAMAGNEEDALAWKNGYFSFEHADLKSITRQLARWYDLEIVYEGNLPEQRFMGMISRNGPLSGALNVLRGMGVRSRLEGKKLVIMPKD, from the coding sequence ATGAAACAGCAGCAAGCATTTAAAACGCTACTGGATAAGTATTTGGCTGGCAATTTATGTGCAGCGGAAAAAGAGCAGCTGGAAGCCTTACTGGCTTCCGATGAATATTGGGATAGTCTGGAAGCGCTCATTGATAATGACTGGGAAAAATTGCCCGCAACAACGGATGCTGAAAGTCCACTGGGCAAGGTAATATATAACAGGATACAGGCGCAGGCCCTCAGCGGCAGGCGTTCTTTATACCCTGTATTTTTTATCACACGAAAATGGTGGGCTGCCGCATCAGTAGCAGCCGTACTAACTGTTACGGCTACACTGTATTACTATCATGGTAAAACAGCTCATCCGAAAAGCGACCTGGCACAAGTTCTTCAAAACGATGTGGCTCCCGGAGGCGACAAAGCCATTCTGACATTGGCCAATGGCGAAAAGGTAATACTGGATTCCAGCAAACAGGGCGTAATCCTCAGTCAGTCGGGCATCATCGTTCAAAAAAACGGTACCGGCCAGGTGGTATACCAGGTATCAGGAAAACAGGACGCCCCGGTAGAATTCAATACCATCACCACTCCGCCTGGCGGACAATTCGTGGTAGTATTGCCGGATGGCTCCAGGGTATGGCTCAACTCCTGCTCCTCACTGCACTTCCCGACAGATTTCAGGGAACCACAACGCAGTGTAGACCTGAAAGGAGAAGCTTATTTTGAAGTAGCCGACAATGCCAGCAAACCTTTTCATGTAACAGTCAATGAGATAGATATCAAAGTACTCGGAACACGCTTTAACGTGATGGCCTATACGGATGAAGAAAATATCCGTACCACACTGCTACAGGGCGCTGTCCAGCTTTGGAACAACAATACACCGCTGCTCCTGAAACCCGGAGAAGAAGGGCGGTACAACCGAAATCAGGCAACAATGGTGGCCATGGCCGGAAATGAAGAAGATGCACTGGCCTGGAAGAATGGATACTTCAGCTTTGAACACGCCGACTTAAAAAGTATCACCCGCCAGCTGGCCAGGTGGTACGATCTGGAAATTGTTTACGAAGGTAACCTGCCCGAACAACGATTCATGGGTATGATCAGCCGCAACGGCCCGTTATCAGGCGCTTTGAATGTACTCCGCGGAATGGGTGTACGCAGCCGCTTAGAAGGAAAGAAACTTGTAATTATGCCAAAAGACTAA